The genomic stretch CATCACGTCAGGTATCCAGCCACCAAGAACCTAAACAATAATCCAGCGCCATGTGGCGTCAAGCCCACAACGCTTTCTGAGACCTCTCTCACGCTAATTCCGTGCCACTTCAGCTTCCAACGGCCTGTGCACCTGTGCTACCGGAGAACCTGCGATCGCGTTTTGTTTTCCCCCATGGATACACGTCATCTATAATCGACCGGAGCTTACGAACAAAGTTCTGGTACCAGACTCCATCCTTAAAGCCGAACATCACTCTGGACCAATCATTAGATCAATGGGAAATTGTTGGTATAAAATGGTACGCAAGGGAGACAACGCACAACTTGCCATCCATGCGGCGAACACGGTATACCTCATAGGGAAAATCAGGGCCGAGCTTGCCAGTGTACTTTTCTGCCTCGAGATCAATCACCACATGTAGCTTTGGGTCGACTTGCGGTATATCAGGGTTCGGGGGTTGGATGTGGACGAAATGACGGTCGGTATCAAGTTCCTCGATTGAGCGACCGTTCTTTTCGAGGTAGAGTCGAACTGGCTCGTAGAGATCTGCTTCGTCGAGGTCCGCTTCTTGCAAGCGTAGAATTACTCGCTTTGGATGGTCCATCTTGGTAAAATGGAGGGATGTGAACAAAAAGTTGTACGATTTGCCGGAGGGAAGTCATTGCTCTTATGTTGTCGGCGATCAATGTTTGCTTGGTGGGAGATCAGCACAGAAAGATCAGCGAAATTGATACGTTAGACAGACTCTTTTGATTGGGCCAAGTATACAATGAGACAATCGTAGGTAGAAACATGAATATCACTCTGCATCCCACTCTCATTGGTTGCTCTTGTGTGACCAATCCAAATTATCCCCCGTTCTTGTCCTCTACGACGTTCTTACTCCTTAATGCTGGAGCTCAAATGAGGGCTACATTCCAGAATTGTCAGTGCTATATACCTAGGCTATTTCATATACTTACGTGAAATTCAAACGATAAACATAAGCTCAGAGCCTTCCGAACTCGGCGGCGTTTCGCCCCTACAAACAGGACATGGGCCATCCAAGTAATCATTCTCTATATCGACGACACGGTCAAGATCACGCAGTCGGCCACCTGGTGGCAAGCATAGCTGTCGATTCGAGCGCCGAAAAGCAGCGCTGCAACGCTGATAGTCCCTAGCCACTGTGTGGCCGCAACCGTGACGACCGTTATATCGCTCGCAGAGTAGTTCACACATTTCGAGATAGGAACGATACTAAGTCGTCAGATGAGGATCTTTCACTGCTAATTTAaggaaaaagacaagaagaacacGAAAAATTCTTAACACTTAGGTTTCGAGTTGATATTATATACATTGGGCAACGCTCCACACTGTATATCGCAGGCATAGTCCCTGTGCACTTGTGTTGCAAGGTGACCAGCGTGGTGTTGTATATGTAACGGTCCGATTGCATTGACGTCGCTCCAGTTCGTTTGTGAGTTACCCTCCCCTGGCACATTCCCGGTGACATAGAGCTTGCAGGTCGCACCTCAGCGGCCAGGACACCTCGTTGGTCGGCAGGGTTTCATCATGTCGTAGCTTACACAAGCGCAAGCCATTGCTACCAGTCAACACCATCCCCCAAAGACATAGCTTTGTAACACAGAGTGTAACCAACCATGGAGAGGTCGACCAGGTCTTCACGCATGCGGCATGGACAAGTTTTAATCGTTTGGTAGAGCCTAGCTTACAGAACATTGATAGACGGGACGGGACGGGACGGGACGGAACGATGAGCTTGTCCCGTCATAGTTAACAGTGATTGGTCACTGGCTCTCGAGTGCTGCAGAGTTTCGTCTACTTGGGAAGTGTAAGAGCGACCCTCAGGTCAAGCAGGTATAACTGCAAGtatgaggggaaagagacCACTTGAAAGCCCGTCTAGTGCAAACTCAAAAACCAGATCAGGGTAAATCATTTATCACTTTATGTGCTTTCACCGAAGTTGAAGTCCATATCATCCAACAGGGAGTTCCACTGTGGGATGTCGAGCTCTGGGGCGACCGCTAGAAAGTCTGACCATAGCTGGTCCCAGTCTTCCTCCTGCATCCCTGGCTCAGGTGGAACGTTCCTGTAAGGAGCCGCATCGTCAACCAGGATTGGATGTTCCGTCGCTGGCCATTGCACTGTACTTATGGCATGACTAGACATAGATGTATTATAAAGACCTTGCGAGTTGTCATTGTTCTGAGGGGCTTCACTAGGCGAGACAAGGGTATCTTTACGTATTCCCGTAATGTCTGATTGTAAATCAAGGCGCCGTGGTCGCTGTCTGTGGAGAGTTGACATAAGAGTCTGCATATTTTTCTGGATCGTCTCTACCAGGATACTAGACTCTTCCTTTGACTTCTCGAGAGTCTCATAAGCAGCAAGCACTTTACCCTTCCGAGCCTCCGCATCTGGTGCGTCGGGGTTAAATGAAACATCGGTAGCTAGAATAAGAGCGGCCAGAAAAGCATGCTGGTTTGTCGTCCAAAAGCGTCCTGGTTTCAATCCAATCCGTGCTCCCGCATCGTCCATTAAGCGTCGTAACTCTAATACTTTCTGCGCATACTGGATACAGACCCGGTGAGAATATGAGTACTTTGGGTTTGTCACACCTTCAAGGTGGTAGGGTCGGTGGAGCCGGCAGAGGCGCGTGTGTAGACTGAAATGGAGACTGATTCGCTGGACCGGGATATAGGGACGCTCTTCACATATTGTCTTGCTTTGTTCAATGCTGTCGGGGTCTagtttgaagaaggctggaAGCTCACTTAGGAAGTTCTGAAACTTCCTGTCTAGCGCTAGGATGGTTTCGTAATCCGGCTCTTGTGCCTCCAGCCAAATTGATGGCATCGCATCAACGACTTCGCGACAAAGAGTAGCGAGTTTCACACGGTAGATAAAAGCGGATAGTGAGGAGGGTTGGGATAAGGGACGGTCCTGCAGTATCCCTGTTGGCGTAATAAACTCGTCGTCAGTATTAGTGGGATAATTGACCATCATGTGCTTTGGCTGGATAAAGTATGCTCCTTCCTGGGGACCGCCAGAAAACGAGTTTAGCCTTTGCTCGTTAGTGATAGGTTGAACTAAATGTATACTAGACTCACCAGTCGCTCGCCAGCATGTTCCACCAGATCCGTCTTTGGACTTCGAGCTCAATTGGGTTGTATCCCTTCAACTCTCTTTGTTCGCGGCTTTTCGGGGTATCTAAGCGATGGATCTGCATTGCTCGTGCCATGGAGAAGCAACGGAAGCGGATTAAAGGAAGTTTGTAAGGATAGTTATCAGAATTGCCAGCCATATGTGACAAAGTAGCCATAGCGGCGAGCGCAGTAGTGGAGGGCTCCATGGGGTGAGGATGATCCACGATCGATATTGCGAGGCGTGTGTATACCTTGAAAGCTGCTTGTGCTTCTGTTGGCGTGGCGTTCAGTTTCTCCAGCAGCTGCGGTGTCCAGGCAAGCATTGAGCCAGCAAATACACTAAGAAGTAACAGCAACCTAGCAGTGCCTATTTCCTGGCCCTCAAGCATAGTCTGATATGTCTTCTCCACTAGCTCTCTTGTAGAAGGAAAGTGGAGCACTCCGAACATCGGCCCAATAGTTGCTACGAAATGGCTGAACAACTCTCTAGCTTCATCTATTCGTGGGAGATGCCTGGCTATACTGGTAGTATTGAAATAAGCCTCATCGTGAGAGGATCGGACGTGTGAATTGACTGGGGTAAAGCCTATACGAGAGAtttgttcctcctcctaCGGTGTCACAGATGTTACGATTTGTTTCCCTAGCT from Aspergillus oryzae RIB40 DNA, chromosome 1 encodes the following:
- a CDS encoding fungal specific transcription factor domain-containing protein (predicted protein), with amino-acid sequence MVNYPTNTDDEFITPTGILQDRPLSQPSSLSAFIYRVKLATLCREVVDAMPSIWLEAQEPDYETILALDRKFQNFLSELPAFFKLDPDSIEQSKTICEERPYIPVQRISLHFSLHTRLCRLHRPYHLEGVTNPKYSYSHRVCIQYAQKVLELRRLMDDAGARIGLKPGRFWTTNQHAFLAALILATDVSFNPDAPDAEARKGKVLAAYETLEKSKEESSILVETIQKNMQTLMSTLHRQRPRRLDLQSDITGIRKDTLVSPSEAPQNNDNSQGLYNTSMSSHAISTVQWPATEHPILVDDAAPYRNVPPEPGMQEEDWDQLWSDFLAVAPELDIPQWNSLLDDMDFNFGEST
- a CDS encoding uncharacterized protein (predicted protein); amino-acid sequence: MDHPKRVILRLQEADLDEADLYEPVRLYLEKNGRSIEELDTDRHFVHIQPPNPDIPQVDPKLHVVIDLEAEKYTGKLGPDFPYEGSSWESCFCFSIIGSYRAVDFPLNSEKPFQWGELNALVSLLLSRDMCT